A window from Roseburia sp. 499 encodes these proteins:
- a CDS encoding nicotinate phosphoribosyltransferase produces the protein MSTLNLTLLTDLYELTMMQGYFKTKNREVVVFDAFYRNNPCNGGYAICAGLEQVIDYIENLHFDEDDISYLRGLGIFDDDFLEYLSNFHFSGDIYAIPEGTVIFPREPLIKVVAPIMEAQLVETAILNILNHQSLIATKAARVCYAAQGDGVMEFGLRRAQGPDSGTYGARAAVIGGCCGTSNVLCGQLFDVPVKGTHAHSWIMSFPDEYTAFKNYATLYPSACILLVDTYDTLKSGIPNAIRVFTEMREAGIPLTFYGIRMDSGDLAYLSKKARKMLDDAGFPDAVISASNDLDEYLIESLKNQGATITSWGVGTHLITSKDCPAFGGVYKLAAIQNEQGEFIPKIKLSENTEKVTNPGNKTVYRIYEEDSHKIKADLICLADETFDTNKDLRIFDPHEPWKKTLLKAGTYSMRELLVKIFDQGTCVYHSPKVMEIQKYCDKEKETLWNETKRFVNPHKVYVDLSDKLYDMKRQILNEMGQE, from the coding sequence ATGAGTACATTAAATTTGACATTATTGACAGACCTCTATGAACTGACAATGATGCAGGGGTATTTTAAAACTAAAAATCGTGAAGTTGTTGTTTTTGATGCTTTTTACCGCAATAATCCATGCAACGGCGGCTATGCCATCTGTGCCGGACTGGAACAGGTAATTGACTATATTGAAAATCTTCACTTTGATGAAGATGATATTTCCTATTTACGAGGACTTGGTATTTTTGACGATGATTTTCTGGAATATCTAAGTAATTTTCATTTTTCCGGTGATATCTACGCCATTCCGGAAGGTACTGTTATTTTTCCAAGAGAGCCATTGATTAAAGTAGTGGCTCCTATTATGGAAGCCCAGTTGGTAGAAACTGCTATTTTAAATATTTTAAATCACCAAAGTCTGATTGCCACCAAAGCTGCCAGGGTCTGCTATGCTGCTCAGGGCGATGGTGTTATGGAATTTGGCCTCCGTCGTGCTCAGGGACCAGACTCCGGTACCTATGGAGCCAGAGCTGCCGTCATTGGCGGATGCTGTGGAACCTCTAATGTCCTCTGTGGACAACTATTTGATGTACCGGTCAAAGGAACCCATGCCCACAGCTGGATTATGAGTTTCCCGGATGAATATACTGCCTTTAAAAACTATGCAACTCTGTATCCCTCAGCTTGCATTCTTCTGGTGGATACCTATGACACCTTAAAATCCGGTATTCCTAATGCTATTCGTGTCTTTACCGAAATGCGTGAGGCCGGCATTCCGCTTACCTTCTATGGTATCCGTATGGATAGCGGCGACCTTGCTTACCTATCCAAAAAAGCTCGTAAAATGTTAGATGACGCCGGATTCCCTGATGCTGTTATCTCGGCTTCCAATGACCTTGACGAATACCTAATTGAAAGTCTGAAAAACCAGGGAGCTACCATTACTTCCTGGGGAGTCGGAACTCACTTGATTACCTCTAAGGATTGCCCTGCCTTCGGCGGTGTATATAAGCTTGCTGCTATCCAAAATGAACAAGGAGAGTTCATTCCTAAAATTAAGCTTTCCGAAAACACGGAAAAAGTTACCAATCCAGGAAACAAAACCGTTTACCGCATTTATGAAGAGGATTCTCACAAGATAAAAGCTGATTTAATTTGTCTGGCTGATGAAACATTTGATACCAATAAAGATTTGAGGATTTTTGACCCACATGAACCCTGGAAAAAAACTCTGTTAAAAGCAGGTACCTATTCCATGCGTGAGCTTCTGGTAAAGATATTTGACCAAGGAACCTGTGTCTATCATTCTCCGAAAGTCATGGAAATTCAAAAATACTGTGATAAAGAAAAAGAAACACTCTGGAATGAGACAAAACGTTTTGTAAATCCACACAAAGTATATGTGGACTTGTCAGATAAATTATACGATATGAAACGACAGATTTTAAATGAGATGGGTCAGGAGTAA
- the asnS gene encoding asparagine--tRNA ligase, whose protein sequence is MELINIRDLYRKKEDYLEKEVQIGGWVRSIRNSKNFGFIVVNDGTFFEPLQVVYHDGLENFAEIEKLNVGAAIIVKGKLVATPEAKQPFEIQADEVLIEGQSTPDYPLQKKRHSFEYLRTVSHLRPRTNTFEAVFRVRSLIAYAIHKFFQERDFVYVHTPLITGSDCEGAGEMFQVTTMDLKNIPKNPDGTVDYSQDFFNKPTNLTVSGQLNGESYAMAFKNIYTFGPTFRAENSNTTRHAAEFWMIEPEIAFADLEDDMILAESMLKYVINYVLENAPEEMQFFNSFVDKGLLERLNHVVNSEFARVTYTEAVEILEKHNDKFDYKVSWGCDLQTEHERYLTEEIYKRPVFVTDYPKEIKAFYMKLNPDGKTVAAVDCLVPGIGEIIGGSQREDDYDKLCQRMDDLGLNKEDYDFYLDLRKYGSARHAGFGLGFERCVMYLTGMSNIRDVIPFPRTVNNCEL, encoded by the coding sequence ATGGAACTGATTAATATCAGAGATTTATATAGAAAAAAAGAAGATTATCTGGAAAAAGAGGTACAAATTGGCGGATGGGTCAGAAGCATCCGTAATTCCAAAAATTTTGGATTTATTGTGGTAAACGATGGTACTTTTTTTGAACCGTTGCAGGTAGTGTACCATGATGGACTTGAGAATTTTGCAGAGATTGAAAAGTTAAATGTAGGGGCGGCTATTATTGTAAAAGGAAAACTGGTAGCCACACCGGAGGCAAAACAGCCATTTGAAATACAGGCAGATGAGGTTTTGATTGAGGGTCAATCTACACCGGATTATCCGCTTCAGAAAAAGAGACACAGTTTTGAATATTTAAGAACGGTTTCTCATTTAAGACCACGTACCAATACTTTTGAGGCAGTTTTTAGAGTACGTTCCCTGATTGCTTATGCCATTCATAAGTTTTTTCAGGAGAGAGACTTTGTATATGTGCATACGCCATTGATTACCGGAAGCGACTGTGAAGGAGCAGGAGAGATGTTTCAGGTTACTACTATGGATTTAAAGAATATTCCGAAGAATCCGGATGGTACGGTAGATTATAGTCAGGACTTTTTCAATAAGCCGACAAACCTTACTGTAAGTGGACAGTTGAACGGTGAGAGCTATGCCATGGCATTTAAAAATATTTATACCTTTGGACCAACCTTCCGTGCGGAAAATTCCAATACTACGCGACATGCAGCAGAGTTTTGGATGATTGAGCCTGAAATTGCATTTGCAGATTTGGAAGATGATATGATATTGGCAGAAAGTATGCTGAAATATGTAATTAATTATGTGTTGGAAAATGCACCGGAGGAGATGCAGTTCTTTAATAGCTTTGTAGATAAGGGGCTGTTGGAACGTCTGAATCATGTAGTAAATTCTGAATTTGCCCGTGTTACTTATACGGAAGCAGTGGAAATCTTAGAAAAGCATAACGACAAATTTGATTATAAGGTAAGTTGGGGTTGTGACTTACAGACAGAACATGAACGTTATTTGACAGAAGAGATATATAAGAGACCTGTATTTGTTACAGATTATCCAAAGGAAATCAAGGCATTTTATATGAAATTGAATCCGGATGGAAAGACAGTGGCAGCAGTGGATTGTCTAGTACCGGGAATTGGCGAAATAATCGGGGGTAGCCAGAGAGAGGATGATTACGACAAGCTGTGTCAGCGTATGGATGATTTGGGATTGAACAAGGAAGATTACGATTTTTATCTGGATCTTAGAAAATATGGTTCAGCCAGACATGCTGGATTTGGGCTTGGATTTGAGCGTTGTGTCATGTACTTGACAGGAATGAGTAATATTCGTGATGTTATTCCATTTCCAAGAACTGTAAATAATTGTGAATTATAG
- the tig gene encoding trigger factor, translating into MKKKLVILLAAVGTLSILGGCGSDKKSTTEYDASDYVTLGDYKGMEVKMDSNYEVTDEDVKNYIETTVFNMYPAYEDSDKTTVENGDFVNIDYEGLKDGVAFDGGTAQGTVLEIGSNTFIDGFESGLIGANVGDTVALNLTFPENYQSTDLAGQAVVFNVTVNKIVNKVDMTYETITDQYVIDNFSSWGYETVQDLKDGIKEQLTQSNESGKEQDTQTAVIEKLQEICTVNSLPDGVLDERVKEYKEEMEKSLKEDYNMGIEEYLTAINQTQEEFDTEITDYMKQNLEMELILTAIADKEKIEVDEEGYKEYINSIISSGNYESEDALMEEYGEDYVKSVYRNNKAMDMIRENAVVTYGDSAAE; encoded by the coding sequence ATGAAGAAAAAATTAGTAATACTATTGGCAGCTGTAGGTACCTTATCTATATTGGGAGGGTGCGGAAGTGACAAAAAGAGTACAACAGAATACGATGCATCTGATTATGTGACGCTTGGAGATTACAAAGGAATGGAAGTGAAAATGGATTCCAATTATGAAGTAACAGATGAGGATGTAAAAAACTATATAGAAACAACTGTATTTAATATGTATCCCGCATATGAAGATTCAGATAAGACTACAGTAGAAAATGGGGATTTTGTAAACATTGATTATGAGGGATTAAAGGATGGAGTAGCTTTTGACGGAGGTACTGCGCAAGGAACAGTTCTTGAAATCGGTTCCAATACTTTTATTGATGGATTTGAATCTGGTTTGATCGGGGCAAATGTAGGAGATACAGTTGCTTTAAATCTTACATTTCCGGAGAATTATCAGAGTACAGATTTAGCAGGACAGGCTGTGGTATTCAATGTAACCGTTAATAAAATCGTGAACAAGGTAGATATGACCTATGAGACTATAACAGATCAGTATGTAATTGATAATTTTAGCTCATGGGGATATGAAACAGTACAGGATTTAAAGGACGGAATAAAGGAACAACTGACACAGAGTAATGAATCTGGTAAAGAACAAGATACTCAGACTGCTGTGATAGAGAAGTTGCAGGAAATATGTACCGTAAATAGTCTTCCGGATGGAGTATTAGACGAAAGAGTGAAAGAATACAAAGAAGAGATGGAAAAGTCTTTAAAGGAAGACTATAATATGGGCATAGAAGAGTATCTGACTGCGATAAATCAAACACAGGAAGAATTTGATACAGAGATTACAGACTATATGAAACAGAATCTGGAGATGGAATTGATTCTGACGGCCATTGCGGATAAGGAAAAAATTGAAGTAGATGAAGAAGGATATAAGGAGTATATTAATAGCATAATCAGTAGTGGAAACTATGAGAGCGAAGATGCTTTGATGGAAGAATACGGCGAAGACTATGTGAAATCGGTCTATCGTAATAATAAGGCTATGGATATGATAAGAGAGAATGCGGTAGTTACTTATGGTGATTCTGCAGCAGAATAA